The following coding sequences are from one Streptomyces angustmyceticus window:
- a CDS encoding winged helix-turn-helix transcriptional regulator translates to MQNGTEIPIKEVLCTLSGRWSLEVMSELDGGRRRFNELTRRLEGINHKVLIETLHKLQRDGYVRGPLTASKNATGRLVGYELTELGMTLLQLVGGVREWLDEHEQKIVDARSDFDWTKREMEFMRE, encoded by the coding sequence ATGCAGAACGGCACGGAGATTCCCATCAAGGAAGTCCTGTGTACCCTTTCGGGAAGGTGGTCACTTGAGGTCATGTCCGAATTAGACGGTGGTAGGCGCCGGTTCAACGAACTCACCCGCCGCCTTGAGGGAATCAACCACAAGGTGCTCATCGAGACGCTTCACAAGCTGCAGCGCGACGGGTACGTCAGAGGCCCCCTCACTGCGTCGAAGAATGCCACCGGAAGATTGGTCGGATATGAACTGACCGAGCTGGGAATGACTCTGCTGCAACTCGTGGGCGGCGTCCGGGAATGGCTTGACGAGCACGAGCAGAAAATAGTCGATGCGCGGAGCGACTTCGACTGGACGAAGCGGGAGATGGAATTCATGCGAGAGTAG